In one window of Pseudoalteromonas espejiana DSM 9414 DNA:
- the leuB gene encoding 3-isopropylmalate dehydrogenase yields the protein MSKTNYSVAVLAGDGIGPEVMAAAEQVLDAVSNKFGFTLNRQHHAIGGAAIDEFGEALPPKTLSACENADAILFGSVGGPKWENLPPNEQPERASLLPLRKHFGLFCNLRPAQLLPALSAASPLRADISEKGFDILCVRELTGGIYFGEKGRSGEGAEEAAFDTQTYSRKEIERIARFAFEAAKLRSNHVTSVDKANVLASSVLWREVVTEVSKDYPEVSLDYIYVDNAAMQLVKQPSQFDVLLCDNLFGDILSDECAMITGSMGLLPSASLNQSGFGLYEPAGGSAPDIAGKGVANPIAQILSAALMLRYSLGQDEAARTIEKAVAEAVEAGVGTPDIYPQGGYSTSDVAAAIVSRI from the coding sequence GAGTAAAACAAACTACAGCGTTGCAGTATTAGCTGGCGACGGTATTGGCCCAGAAGTAATGGCAGCAGCAGAGCAAGTGCTTGATGCTGTAAGCAATAAGTTTGGTTTTACCCTGAACCGTCAGCATCATGCTATTGGTGGCGCAGCCATTGACGAATTTGGTGAAGCATTACCACCAAAAACGCTAAGCGCATGTGAAAACGCCGATGCCATTTTATTTGGCTCAGTAGGTGGCCCAAAATGGGAAAACCTACCACCTAACGAGCAGCCTGAGCGTGCATCGCTTTTACCGCTTCGTAAGCATTTTGGTTTGTTTTGTAACTTACGCCCAGCACAACTTTTACCCGCACTTAGTGCAGCATCGCCATTACGTGCAGATATTAGCGAAAAAGGCTTTGATATTTTATGTGTGCGCGAGCTTACAGGCGGCATTTACTTTGGTGAAAAAGGCCGAAGTGGAGAGGGCGCTGAAGAGGCCGCATTCGATACACAAACATACTCACGTAAAGAAATTGAACGCATTGCCCGCTTTGCCTTTGAAGCGGCAAAATTACGTAGTAACCATGTAACCTCGGTAGATAAAGCCAACGTACTTGCATCAAGCGTTTTATGGCGTGAAGTCGTTACCGAAGTAAGCAAAGACTACCCAGAAGTAAGCCTAGATTACATATACGTAGATAACGCAGCGATGCAGTTAGTTAAACAGCCTAGCCAGTTTGACGTGCTACTTTGCGATAACTTATTTGGTGATATTTTGTCAGATGAGTGTGCGATGATCACAGGCTCTATGGGCTTATTACCATCGGCAAGCTTGAATCAGTCGGGCTTTGGTTTGTATGAGCCTGCTGGTGGCTCAGCTCCTGATATTGCAGGCAAAGGCGTTGCAAACCCGATTGCGCAAATTTTAAGTGCTGCACTTATGCTACGTTACTCATTAGGGCAAGACGAAGCAGCGCGCACCATTGAAAAAGCCGTAGCCGAAGCCGTAGAAGCAGGCGTTGGTACGCCAGATATCTACCCACAAGGTGGATACAGCACAAGCGATGTGGCAGCTGCCATCGTTTCACGTATTTAA